The Alteripontixanthobacter sp. genome has a window encoding:
- a CDS encoding MaoC family dehydratase, which yields MTPQDLAAKVGENIGTSEWTEMSQERINQFAEATGDHQFIHIDEEKAKMTPFGGTIAHGFLTLSMIPYLSANSDLPKVDGVKMGVNYGGNKTRFIAPVRSGKRIRGHWKLLELVEKRPGQWQQTHEITMEIEGEDKPALITEWIMQFFV from the coding sequence ATGACACCTCAGGATCTGGCCGCGAAAGTCGGCGAGAATATCGGCACCAGCGAATGGACCGAGATGAGCCAGGAACGCATCAACCAGTTTGCCGAAGCGACGGGCGATCACCAGTTCATCCATATCGACGAGGAAAAGGCCAAGATGACGCCGTTTGGCGGCACCATCGCGCACGGCTTCCTCACCCTCTCGATGATCCCCTATCTCAGCGCCAATTCTGATCTGCCCAAGGTCGATGGCGTGAAGATGGGCGTGAATTACGGCGGTAACAAAACCCGCTTCATCGCGCCCGTGCGCAGCGGCAAGCGTATTCGCGGCCACTGGAAATTGCTCGAGCTGGTGGAAAAACGCCCCGGCCAGTGGCAGCAGACCCACGAGATCACGATGGAGATCGAAGGCGAGGACAAGCCCGCCTTGATCACCGAATGGATCATGCAGTTCTTCGTTTGA
- a CDS encoding sulfatase-like hydrolase/transferase: MFAMLIHRLLCPWPFVPLTMLLVGALELAVADRKYGIFSGGFGQSATVDMPGEFAIFLTGFVLAQIAAALLAWRIAGWLARDGGGRQAMVHFAFLYGGLSVIALTAQYQLHSYFSDAVSFALLKQLGGGSAGDALLFAKNEIALALAGLAVVLVLWWGTAWLVGRLPGSSDALHQPPAWRWIGGAWAALLAALLLVPHLPGDSAKNLNRIIAWNAVSSAMAQASDFDGDGYGLAGLQIDTHPFDHARHPLALDMPGNGVDEDGYGEDLALVPVPQIIPPTKVTGEQPHVVLVVMESTRADVLGKRIDGQPVAPNLEAIVAQGSAIAPAYSHVGFTTSSLKSLFGGALAVAPDGPSLFRDLKQSGYRIGVFSGQPEDFGGISEATGMRDNADIFVDAEALKEQRAFSFAAQGSLLVDEAIIVAEFAKALGDKRDWAQPQFVYLNFQSAHFPYHHDGVPERFAHPPIERGAIRAENRDQVERTYWNAVAHADAALGGVVAQLKALSVWDDTILLVTGDHGEALFEQGFLGHGHRINRIQNATFLASNRPMEGVSAPIALSDYRTILLGLLGADLPAQPRFAPFMHIGPLDHPAAIGTVDDGFGIVSLRFDRDEACFETNDICRAYDRLTGPERAAVDALVARWGSERWAARQSGAAATGG, from the coding sequence ATGTTCGCCATGCTGATCCACCGGTTGCTGTGCCCTTGGCCCTTCGTGCCGCTGACTATGCTGCTGGTTGGCGCATTGGAGCTGGCTGTCGCGGACCGTAAATACGGTATTTTCAGCGGCGGGTTCGGCCAGTCGGCCACGGTCGATATGCCGGGAGAATTTGCCATCTTCCTGACTGGGTTCGTCCTCGCCCAGATCGCTGCGGCGCTGCTGGCATGGCGAATCGCGGGATGGCTTGCACGGGACGGCGGTGGGCGCCAGGCGATGGTCCATTTCGCGTTTCTCTATGGCGGGCTGAGCGTGATCGCGCTGACCGCGCAGTATCAGCTTCATTCCTATTTCAGCGATGCGGTCAGCTTCGCCCTGCTCAAACAATTGGGCGGCGGCAGCGCGGGCGATGCGCTGCTCTTTGCCAAGAACGAGATCGCGCTGGCACTGGCCGGACTGGCGGTTGTGCTGGTGCTGTGGTGGGGAACCGCTTGGCTGGTGGGGCGCCTGCCGGGGTCGAGCGATGCGCTGCACCAGCCGCCCGCATGGCGCTGGATAGGCGGAGCCTGGGCCGCGCTGCTCGCCGCACTCCTGCTGGTGCCGCATCTGCCCGGCGACAGCGCCAAGAACTTGAACCGGATCATCGCCTGGAACGCGGTCAGCTCCGCCATGGCGCAGGCCAGCGATTTCGACGGCGATGGCTATGGGCTGGCGGGCCTGCAGATCGATACGCACCCCTTCGACCATGCGCGCCATCCGCTCGCGCTCGACATGCCCGGCAACGGGGTAGACGAGGATGGCTATGGCGAGGACCTGGCGCTGGTGCCGGTCCCGCAAATCATCCCGCCAACCAAGGTGACGGGCGAGCAGCCGCATGTGGTGCTGGTGGTGATGGAAAGCACCCGCGCCGATGTGCTGGGCAAGCGGATTGATGGCCAGCCGGTCGCCCCGAATCTGGAAGCTATCGTGGCACAAGGCTCGGCCATCGCGCCCGCCTATAGCCATGTCGGCTTTACCACCTCCTCACTCAAATCGCTGTTCGGCGGAGCCCTGGCGGTTGCGCCGGACGGCCCCAGCCTGTTCCGCGATTTGAAGCAGAGCGGCTACCGGATCGGCGTATTTTCGGGACAACCGGAAGATTTCGGCGGAATTTCCGAAGCCACCGGGATGCGCGATAATGCCGATATATTCGTCGATGCCGAGGCGCTGAAGGAGCAGCGCGCCTTCAGCTTCGCCGCGCAAGGGTCGCTGCTGGTGGACGAAGCGATCATCGTCGCGGAATTCGCCAAGGCGCTGGGGGACAAGCGCGATTGGGCGCAGCCGCAATTCGTCTATCTCAATTTCCAGTCGGCACATTTTCCCTATCATCATGACGGCGTGCCGGAACGCTTCGCCCATCCGCCGATCGAGCGCGGGGCGATCCGTGCGGAGAACCGCGACCAGGTCGAGCGGACCTATTGGAACGCGGTCGCCCATGCCGATGCGGCGCTGGGGGGAGTGGTCGCGCAGTTGAAAGCGCTCAGCGTGTGGGACGATACGATCCTGCTGGTGACCGGCGATCACGGAGAGGCTTTGTTCGAACAGGGCTTTCTGGGCCACGGCCACCGGATCAACCGCATCCAGAACGCGACATTCCTCGCCAGCAACAGGCCGATGGAGGGTGTCTCGGCTCCGATCGCGTTGAGCGACTATCGCACTATCCTGCTGGGGTTGTTGGGCGCAGACCTCCCCGCGCAGCCTCGGTTTGCGCCGTTCATGCATATCGGCCCGCTCGATCACCCGGCCGCAATCGGCACGGTGGACGATGGGTTCGGCATTGTTTCGCTGCGCTTCGACCGCGACGAAGCGTGCTTCGAGACAAACGATATTTGCCGCGCCTATGACAGGCTGACGGGCCCGGAGCGGGCAGCGGTCGATGCGCTGGTGGCGCGCTGGGGTTCCGAACGCTGGGCCGCTCGCCAGTCGGGCGCGGCTGCGACCGGCGGCTAG
- a CDS encoding DUF5935 domain-containing protein yields the protein MLDLFLFAFVMATLALGVKRPFIWVLAYLYIDILAPQKIGWVLMPAIPVSLIAFCAAFAGWLLTDSKRETSVSARQMLMVFLLIWCAITTGWSEFPIAAAEKWDWVWKALVFAIFLPFTLTTRLRIEGAALVMVLTAGAIIISAGIKTVMGGGGYDVLALFVRDNSGIYETSTLSTVAVAIIPLILWFTRHGTIFAPDWRVKLFCYSLVFACLLTPVGTVARTGLLCIAVLMVLALRDVKRRAMFVIAAGMLGIVALPFLPQSYYDRMATIGSYDGDQSASTRVAVWSWTLDYVEENPLGGGFDAYRANRFEYRMPVRGGEGNQTSVRYEKVVDEARAYHSSFFEMLGEQGWPGFFAWMLLQAMGLIQMERIRRRWRGRSGAREQWQAPLATSLQYAQIIYLVGATFQGIAYQPFILMLIGVQIGLWTYCKRLDKPQRARRQALPVQPAPAA from the coding sequence GTGCTCGACCTGTTTCTCTTCGCATTCGTGATGGCCACGCTGGCGCTGGGCGTGAAGCGACCATTTATCTGGGTGCTGGCCTATCTCTATATCGATATCCTCGCCCCGCAGAAAATCGGCTGGGTGCTGATGCCTGCCATACCCGTGTCGCTGATCGCATTCTGCGCCGCCTTCGCCGGGTGGCTGCTGACCGATTCGAAGCGCGAGACGAGCGTTAGCGCGCGCCAGATGCTGATGGTGTTCCTGCTGATATGGTGCGCGATCACCACCGGCTGGTCCGAATTTCCCATAGCTGCGGCAGAAAAATGGGACTGGGTGTGGAAGGCGCTGGTGTTCGCGATCTTCCTGCCATTCACGCTGACCACCCGGCTGCGGATCGAAGGCGCGGCGCTGGTGATGGTTTTGACGGCAGGCGCGATCATAATTTCGGCGGGTATCAAGACCGTAATGGGCGGCGGCGGATATGACGTGCTGGCGCTGTTCGTGCGCGACAATAGCGGGATTTACGAAACCTCTACCCTCTCCACCGTGGCGGTCGCGATCATTCCGCTAATCCTGTGGTTCACCCGGCACGGCACGATCTTCGCGCCCGATTGGCGGGTCAAGCTGTTCTGCTATTCGCTGGTCTTCGCCTGCCTGCTGACACCGGTCGGAACCGTGGCGCGCACCGGCCTGCTGTGTATCGCGGTTCTGATGGTGCTGGCCCTGCGCGATGTGAAGCGCCGCGCGATGTTCGTGATCGCGGCGGGGATGCTGGGCATCGTTGCGCTGCCCTTCCTGCCGCAAAGCTATTACGACCGGATGGCCACCATCGGCAGCTATGACGGCGATCAAAGCGCCTCTACCCGCGTGGCTGTGTGGAGTTGGACGCTGGATTACGTGGAAGAAAATCCGCTTGGCGGGGGCTTCGATGCCTACCGCGCCAACCGCTTCGAATACCGGATGCCGGTGCGCGGGGGCGAGGGCAACCAGACCAGCGTGCGTTACGAAAAAGTGGTGGACGAGGCGCGCGCCTATCACTCGTCCTTCTTCGAAATGCTGGGCGAGCAGGGCTGGCCCGGCTTCTTCGCCTGGATGTTGCTGCAGGCGATGGGGCTGATCCAGATGGAGCGCATCCGCCGCCGCTGGCGTGGCCGCAGCGGCGCGCGCGAACAATGGCAGGCTCCGCTGGCCACGTCGCTGCAATATGCGCAGATCATCTATCTGGTCGGGGCGACATTCCAGGGGATCGCCTATCAGCCGTTTATCCTGATGCTGATCGGGGTGCAGATCGGGCTGTGGACCTATTGCAAGCGACTGGACAAGCCCCAGCGCGCGCGCAGGCAGGCACTGCCGGTTCAGCCGGCGCCCGCAGCCTGA
- a CDS encoding TIGR04063 family PEP-CTERM/XrtA system glycosyltransferase, producing MEIRPIKVLHVFDHSLPMHSGYSFRSRAILKAQQAAGLEVCGVTGTRHTQAGPNPETQDGLTFRRTSGQPSGVGPIREWTGLARFAEAVEEAVAQFQPDILHAHSPALCGLAALRAARRHNLPLVYEIRAFWEDAAVGNGTGSEGSVKYRVTRAMENRVAAQADAVFTICDGLRDDLIARGFPPGKIGISPNGVDMQLFGDPPPRDDALAVQLRIPAGAPVIGFIGSFYDYEGLDDLIAAMPQLIERHAEARLLLVGGGPMDEALRAQAASSPAAGRIHFIGRVPHGEVERYYSLIDILAYPRKRSRLTDLVTPLKPLEAMAQRRLVAASDVGGHRELIADGETGILFAPDDPSAAASALAELIDRRASWEAIRKSAQARIAAHHDWNANIHRYQSVYHHLLGRSPDGEFTAAA from the coding sequence ATGGAAATTCGACCGATCAAAGTGCTGCATGTCTTCGACCACTCGCTGCCGATGCATAGCGGTTACAGCTTTCGCAGCCGCGCCATATTGAAGGCGCAGCAGGCTGCGGGGCTGGAAGTATGCGGGGTGACCGGCACCCGCCACACGCAGGCCGGTCCCAATCCCGAAACGCAGGACGGGCTGACCTTCCGGCGAACGAGCGGACAGCCTTCGGGCGTCGGCCCGATCCGCGAATGGACCGGCCTGGCCCGCTTTGCCGAGGCGGTGGAGGAGGCCGTGGCCCAGTTCCAGCCCGACATTCTGCATGCTCACTCGCCCGCCTTGTGCGGGCTGGCCGCCTTGCGCGCCGCTCGCCGCCACAATCTGCCGCTGGTCTATGAGATCCGCGCTTTCTGGGAAGATGCCGCTGTCGGCAACGGAACCGGCAGCGAAGGTTCGGTCAAATACCGCGTCACCCGCGCGATGGAAAACCGGGTGGCCGCCCAGGCCGACGCCGTGTTCACCATTTGCGACGGCCTTCGCGATGATTTGATCGCGCGCGGCTTCCCCCCGGGGAAAATCGGCATTTCTCCCAACGGGGTGGACATGCAGCTGTTCGGCGATCCCCCGCCGCGCGACGATGCGCTGGCCGTGCAACTGAGAATTCCCGCCGGCGCTCCGGTCATCGGTTTTATCGGCAGTTTCTACGATTACGAAGGGCTGGACGATCTGATCGCCGCCATGCCGCAGCTGATCGAGCGCCACGCCGAGGCGCGGTTGCTGCTGGTCGGCGGCGGACCGATGGACGAAGCCTTGCGCGCGCAGGCGGCAAGCTCTCCGGCGGCAGGGCGGATTCACTTTATCGGGCGCGTGCCACATGGCGAGGTGGAGCGGTATTATTCGCTGATCGATATCCTTGCCTATCCGCGCAAGCGCAGCCGGCTGACCGACCTCGTCACCCCGCTTAAACCATTGGAAGCGATGGCCCAGCGGCGGCTGGTGGCGGCCAGCGATGTCGGCGGCCACCGCGAGCTGATCGCCGATGGCGAAACCGGCATACTGTTCGCGCCGGACGATCCCTCCGCTGCCGCCAGCGCCCTTGCAGAGCTTATCGACCGGCGGGCTAGCTGGGAGGCGATACGCAAATCTGCGCAGGCGCGGATTGCCGCGCATCATGACTGGAATGCCAACATTCATCGTTATCAATCCGTTTACCATCACCTGTTAGGCCGTTCGCCAGATGGGGAATTCACCGCCGCTGCGTAG
- the gltB gene encoding glutamate synthase large subunit — MGFPPPQGLYDARNEHDSCGTGFVAHIKGQPSHSIVTQALEILANLDHRGAVGADPLLGDGAGILLQIPDPLFRRWADEQGHDLPAPGDYAVAMCFMPQGEQARWFVTEQFEKFVAKEGQRLVGWRDVPVTMDGLGKAVVDSMPVIKQCVIAKGDNTEDQDAFERKLIVIRKQTQNPLRAQEEKHGLPGLSELYIPSFSSRTIVYKGLLLANQVGSFYDDLRDPDCQSALGLVHQRFSTNTFPSWRLAQPFRLIAHNGEINTVRGNVNWMNARRRTMESPLLGADLDKLWPIVPHGQSDTACLDNALELLLLGGYSLAHAMMMLMPEAWAKNELMDPARRAFYEYHAALMEPWDGPAAVAFTDGRQIAATLDRNGLRPARYCTTKDDLVCLASESGVLPFAEEDITRKWRLQPGKMLLIDLEQGRIIEDSELKSQLANAEPYAEWLEAAQYKLIELDHIEPELSELPKDDTTLHQRQKAFGYTQEDVTRFLEPMGMSGGDPIGSMGTDTPIAVLSDRPRLLYDYFKQNFAQVTNPPIDPIREELVMSLLTMVGPRPNLLGHEAGTHRRLEVSQPILTNRALAKIRSVEAALDGAFRTSTIDTTWDAASGADGLELAIREMCWAATEAVLQDQNILVLSDRAQGPDRIAMPALLATSAVHHHLVRQGLRMQTGLVVETGEAREVHHFCALAGYGAEAINPYVAFETLEELRARRFPEMTTEQVEENYKQAIGKGILKVMSKMGISTYQSYCGAQIFDAVGLSSGLIEAYFSGTATSIEGIGLAELAEEAVRRHSRAYGDDPTLERMLDVGGIYQYRLRGEAHAWTPTNIAQLQHAVRGNDAKNYEEFAKSVNEQSERLLTIRGLMELKPGDTAIQLDEVEPASEIVKRFATGAMSFGSISHEAHSTLAVAMNRIGARSNTGEGGEEPERFVTLDNGDSMRSRIKQVASGRFGVTAEYLANSDDIQIKMAQGAKPGEGGQLPGHKVDKRIGAVRHSTPGVGLISPPPHHDIYSIEDLAQLIHDLKNVQPSARISVKLVSEVGVGTVAAGVSKARADHVTISGYDGGTGASPLTSLTHAGGPWEIGLAETQQTLLLNDLRSRIAVQVDGGLRTGRDVAIGALLGADEFGFATAPLIAAGCIMMRKCHLNTCPVGVATQDPELRKRFTGTPEHVINYFFFVAEELRAIMAEMGFRTVAEMVGRADRLDTRRVNRHWKAEGVDLSRLLHRISGADGEWADGDLRHTGTQDHGLAAAMDNELIDACQPALERGEPVRLERTIRNLNRTVGAMLSGEVARRYGHAGLKPDTIRIAFTGTAGQSFGAWAAHGVTLDLTGDANDYVGKGLSGGRLIIRQPEGTSRDASDNIIVGNTVLYGAIAGEAYFGGVAGERFAVRNSGAIAVVEGTGDHACEYMTGGVVVVLGKTGRNFAAGMSGGAAYVYDSDGEFVKLCNLAQVELEPISAEQDGGGETYENTPQQRAQSVHDFGMGDMLHHDAQRLRILIERHQLHTGSARASELLADWDNALGKFVKVMPTDYARALKQMAAEREDAAMEAAE; from the coding sequence ATGGGCTTTCCTCCGCCCCAGGGTTTGTATGACGCGCGCAACGAACATGATTCGTGCGGCACGGGATTCGTGGCACATATCAAGGGCCAGCCTAGCCATTCGATCGTCACGCAGGCGCTGGAAATTCTCGCCAATCTGGATCACCGCGGCGCGGTAGGGGCCGATCCGCTGCTTGGCGACGGTGCGGGCATATTGTTGCAGATCCCCGATCCGCTGTTCCGCCGCTGGGCGGATGAGCAGGGCCACGATCTTCCCGCTCCCGGCGATTATGCCGTGGCCATGTGCTTCATGCCGCAGGGCGAACAGGCCCGCTGGTTCGTCACCGAACAATTCGAGAAATTCGTCGCCAAGGAAGGCCAGCGACTGGTCGGCTGGCGCGATGTGCCGGTCACGATGGACGGGCTGGGCAAGGCGGTGGTCGATTCGATGCCCGTCATCAAGCAATGCGTTATCGCCAAGGGGGATAATACGGAAGATCAGGACGCGTTCGAGCGCAAGCTGATCGTGATCCGCAAGCAGACCCAGAACCCGCTGCGCGCACAAGAGGAAAAGCACGGATTACCGGGTCTCTCGGAGCTTTATATACCGAGCTTTTCCAGCCGGACCATCGTCTATAAGGGTCTGTTGCTCGCGAACCAGGTCGGTTCGTTCTATGACGATTTGCGCGATCCGGATTGCCAGAGCGCGCTTGGCCTGGTGCACCAGCGTTTCTCCACCAACACCTTCCCCAGCTGGCGGCTGGCCCAGCCCTTCCGGCTGATCGCCCATAATGGCGAGATCAACACGGTTCGCGGCAATGTGAACTGGATGAATGCGCGCCGCCGGACGATGGAAAGCCCGTTGCTCGGCGCCGATCTGGACAAGCTGTGGCCGATCGTGCCGCATGGGCAGAGCGATACGGCCTGCCTCGACAATGCGCTCGAATTGCTGCTGCTGGGCGGATACAGCCTGGCCCATGCGATGATGATGCTGATGCCCGAAGCCTGGGCCAAGAACGAGCTGATGGACCCGGCGCGGCGCGCTTTCTACGAATATCACGCCGCGCTGATGGAACCGTGGGACGGCCCGGCCGCAGTGGCCTTCACCGATGGCCGCCAGATCGCCGCCACGCTGGACCGCAACGGCCTGCGCCCGGCGCGCTATTGCACCACCAAGGACGATCTCGTCTGCCTCGCCAGCGAAAGCGGCGTGCTGCCATTTGCGGAAGAAGACATTACCCGCAAATGGCGCCTGCAACCGGGCAAGATGTTGCTGATCGATCTGGAACAGGGGCGCATCATCGAGGATAGCGAGCTGAAATCTCAGCTCGCCAATGCAGAACCCTATGCCGAATGGCTGGAAGCCGCGCAGTACAAGCTGATCGAACTCGACCATATCGAGCCCGAATTGTCCGAGCTGCCGAAGGACGACACCACGCTGCACCAGCGGCAGAAGGCGTTCGGTTACACGCAGGAGGATGTCACCCGCTTCCTGGAGCCGATGGGCATGTCCGGCGGCGATCCGATCGGCTCGATGGGCACCGATACGCCGATCGCCGTACTCAGCGACCGGCCCCGCCTGCTCTACGATTACTTCAAGCAGAACTTTGCACAGGTCACCAATCCGCCGATCGATCCGATCCGCGAAGAACTGGTGATGAGCCTGCTGACCATGGTCGGCCCGCGTCCCAATCTGCTCGGCCATGAGGCCGGTACCCATCGCCGGCTGGAAGTCAGCCAGCCGATTTTGACCAACCGCGCCCTCGCCAAGATCCGCAGCGTGGAAGCTGCGCTTGACGGCGCGTTCCGTACTTCCACCATCGACACCACGTGGGACGCGGCTAGCGGGGCCGATGGGCTTGAGCTGGCGATCAGGGAAATGTGCTGGGCCGCGACCGAGGCGGTTCTGCAGGACCAGAACATCCTCGTACTGTCGGACCGTGCGCAAGGGCCGGACCGTATCGCCATGCCCGCTCTGCTGGCGACATCGGCGGTGCACCACCATTTGGTGCGCCAGGGCCTGCGGATGCAGACCGGGCTGGTCGTGGAAACCGGCGAAGCGCGCGAAGTGCATCATTTCTGCGCGCTGGCGGGGTACGGGGCGGAGGCGATCAACCCCTATGTCGCGTTCGAAACGCTAGAAGAATTGCGCGCGCGCCGCTTCCCCGAAATGACCACCGAGCAGGTGGAGGAAAATTACAAGCAGGCCATCGGCAAGGGTATTTTGAAGGTCATGTCCAAGATGGGCATCTCCACTTACCAATCCTATTGCGGGGCGCAGATCTTCGATGCGGTGGGCTTGTCGAGCGGACTGATCGAAGCCTATTTCAGCGGTACCGCAACCAGCATCGAAGGTATCGGGCTGGCCGAACTGGCCGAAGAAGCGGTCCGCCGGCACAGCCGCGCCTATGGCGATGACCCCACGCTGGAAAGGATGCTCGATGTCGGCGGCATCTACCAATACCGCCTGCGCGGCGAGGCCCATGCCTGGACCCCCACCAATATCGCGCAATTGCAACATGCCGTGCGCGGCAACGATGCCAAGAATTACGAAGAATTTGCCAAATCGGTTAACGAGCAGTCCGAGCGGCTGCTGACCATCCGCGGCTTGATGGAGCTGAAGCCGGGCGATACCGCGATCCAGCTGGACGAGGTCGAGCCTGCCAGCGAAATCGTGAAACGCTTTGCTACAGGAGCGATGAGCTTCGGTTCGATCAGCCACGAAGCCCATTCGACCCTGGCGGTGGCGATGAACCGCATCGGTGCGCGCTCCAATACCGGCGAAGGCGGGGAAGAACCGGAACGGTTCGTCACCCTCGATAATGGCGATTCGATGCGCAGCCGGATCAAACAGGTCGCCTCGGGCCGCTTCGGGGTCACGGCGGAATATCTCGCCAATTCGGACGATATCCAGATCAAGATGGCGCAAGGGGCCAAGCCCGGCGAGGGCGGGCAGCTGCCTGGCCACAAGGTGGACAAGCGGATCGGCGCCGTGCGGCATTCGACGCCCGGCGTCGGCCTGATCTCGCCCCCGCCGCATCACGATATCTACTCCATCGAAGACCTCGCCCAGTTGATCCACGATCTGAAGAACGTGCAGCCCAGCGCGCGCATTTCGGTGAAGCTGGTATCCGAAGTGGGCGTCGGCACAGTGGCGGCGGGCGTTTCCAAGGCGCGTGCCGATCACGTGACGATCTCCGGCTATGATGGCGGGACGGGCGCTTCGCCGCTCACCAGCCTGACCCATGCCGGTGGGCCGTGGGAAATCGGCCTCGCCGAAACGCAGCAGACCTTGCTGCTCAACGATTTGCGCAGCCGCATCGCGGTACAGGTCGATGGCGGCCTGCGCACCGGGCGCGATGTTGCCATCGGCGCGCTGCTGGGCGCGGACGAGTTCGGCTTCGCTACCGCTCCGCTGATCGCGGCGGGCTGCATCATGATGCGCAAATGTCACCTCAACACCTGCCCGGTGGGCGTGGCGACGCAGGATCCGGAACTGCGCAAGCGTTTCACCGGCACACCCGAACACGTGATCAATTACTTCTTCTTCGTGGCCGAGGAATTGCGCGCCATCATGGCCGAAATGGGCTTCCGCACGGTGGCGGAGATGGTCGGACGCGCCGACCGGCTCGATACCCGCCGGGTGAATCGCCATTGGAAGGCCGAAGGGGTCGATCTTTCGCGCCTGCTCCACCGTATTTCGGGCGCCGATGGAGAGTGGGCCGACGGCGATCTGCGCCACACCGGAACGCAGGATCACGGCCTCGCCGCGGCGATGGACAACGAACTGATCGACGCCTGCCAGCCGGCGCTGGAACGCGGCGAGCCGGTCCGGCTGGAGCGCACAATTCGCAATCTCAACCGCACGGTTGGCGCGATGCTGTCGGGCGAAGTGGCGCGCCGCTATGGCCATGCCGGGCTCAAGCCCGATACTATCCGCATCGCCTTTACCGGCACTGCGGGGCAGAGTTTCGGCGCATGGGCGGCGCATGGGGTGACGCTGGATCTGACGGGCGATGCCAATGATTATGTCGGCAAGGGATTGTCGGGCGGGCGGCTGATCATCCGGCAGCCCGAAGGCACCTCGCGTGATGCATCGGACAACATCATCGTGGGCAATACGGTGCTGTATGGCGCGATTGCGGGCGAGGCGTATTTCGGCGGCGTGGCGGGAGAACGCTTCGCCGTACGTAATTCGGGCGCGATCGCCGTGGTCGAGGGCACCGGCGACCATGCCTGCGAATACATGACCGGCGGCGTGGTCGTGGTGCTCGGCAAGACGGGCCGCAATTTCGCTGCGGGGATGAGCGGCGGGGCCGCTTATGTCTATGATAGCGATGGTGAATTTGTGAAATTATGTAATCTGGCGCAGGTCGAGCTGGAGCCGATTTCGGCCGAGCAGGACGGTGGCGGAGAGACTTACGAAAATACGCCGCAGCAACGAGCGCAGAGCGTCCACGATTTCGGCATGGGCGACATGCTTCACCACGATGCACAGCGGCTGCGCATCTTGATCGAGCGGCACCAGCTGCATACCGGATCGGCCCGAGCGAGCGAATTGCTGGCCGATTGGGATAATGCGCTGGGCAAGTTCGTGAAAGTAATGCCGACCGACTATGCCCGCGCGCTGAAGCAGATGGCGGCGGAGCGCGAAGATGCTGCGATGGAGGCGGCGGAGTGA